The following coding sequences lie in one Arachis hypogaea cultivar Tifrunner chromosome 4, arahy.Tifrunner.gnm2.J5K5, whole genome shotgun sequence genomic window:
- the LOC112797972 gene encoding light-harvesting complex-like protein OHP1, chloroplastic isoform X1 encodes MVMASSSTILPSSLIAGTTFSINSPDKQRLFLPNGYNYRLQKKRVSFTVTAAKPPAGVEFPKVQPQFQAPFLGFTRTAEIWNSRACMIGIIGVFIVEFIINKGILQVIGVDVGKGLDLPL; translated from the exons ATGGTCATGGCTTCTTCATCAACCATATTGCCTTCATCACTCATCGCAGGAACAACCTTTTCAATTAACTCACCAGACAAGCAACGGTTGTTCCTTCCAAATGGTTATAATTACAGGTTACAAAAGAAGAGAGTTTCCTTCACTGTCACAGCAGCCAAGCCCCCTGCTGGT GTGGAATTTCCAAAAGTACAGCCACAATTTCAGGCTCCATTTCTTGGGTTCACAAGGACAGCAGAGATATGGAACTCTAGAGCTTGCATGATTGGAATCATTGGAGTTTTCATTGTAGAATTT ATAATAAACAAGGGAATACTTCAAGTCATTGGAGTTGATGTTGGCAAAGGCCTTGATCTTCCTCTCTGA
- the LOC112797972 gene encoding light-harvesting complex-like protein OHP1, chloroplastic isoform X2: protein MVMASSSTILPSSLIAGTTFSINSPDKQRLFLPNGYNYRLQKKRVSFTVTAAKPPAGVEFPKVQPQFQAPFLGFTRTAEIWNSRACMIGIIGVFIVEF, encoded by the exons ATGGTCATGGCTTCTTCATCAACCATATTGCCTTCATCACTCATCGCAGGAACAACCTTTTCAATTAACTCACCAGACAAGCAACGGTTGTTCCTTCCAAATGGTTATAATTACAGGTTACAAAAGAAGAGAGTTTCCTTCACTGTCACAGCAGCCAAGCCCCCTGCTGGT GTGGAATTTCCAAAAGTACAGCCACAATTTCAGGCTCCATTTCTTGGGTTCACAAGGACAGCAGAGATATGGAACTCTAGAGCTTGCATGATTGGAATCATTGGAGTTTTCATTGTAGAATTT TGA
- the LOC112797970 gene encoding 6-phosphogluconate dehydrogenase, decarboxylating 2, translated as MAQPKTRIGLAGLAVMGQNLALNIADKGFPISVYNRTTSKVDETVERAKHEGNLPVYGYHDPEAFVNSIQKPRVIIMLVKAGAPVDQTIKTLSTYLEKGDCIIDGGNEWYENTERREKAVAELGLLYLGMGVSGGEEGARNGPSLMPGGSFEAFKYIEDILLKVAAQVPDSGPCVTYVGKGGSGNFVKMIHNGIEYGDMQLIAEAYDVLKSVGKLSNEELHNVFAEWNKGELLSFLIEITADIFGIKDDKGDGYLVDKVLDKTGMKGTGKWTVQQAAELSVAAPTIESSLDARFLSGLKEERVEAAKVFKSAGFGDILADQSVDKQQLIDDVRKALYAAKICSYAQGMNLIRAKSIEKGWDLKLGELARIWKGGCIIRAIFLDRIKKAYDRNPNLANLLVDPEFAKEIIDRQSAWRRVVCLAINSGISTPGMSASLAYFDTYRRERLPANLVQAQRDYFGAHTYERIDIEGSFHTEWFKLAKQSKI; from the coding sequence ATGGCTCAACCGAAAACAAGAATAGGTCTTGCTGGACTGGCTGTCATGGGCCAGAATCTTGCTCTCAATATTGCCGATAAAGGCTTTCCCATCTCTGTTTACAACCGAACCACATCGAAGGTAGATGAGACCGTTGAACGAGCAAAACATGAAGGAAATCTTCCGGTTTATGGATACCATGACCCTGAAGCTTTTGTTAATTCCATTCAAAAACCAAGGGTGATAATAATGCTTGTTAAGGCCGGCGCACCTGTTGACCAGACCATTAAGACTCTATCTACCTATTTGGAAAAGGGTGATTGTATTATTGATGGTGGTAATGAGTGGTATGAGAACactgaaagaagagagaaagcagTGGCTGAATTAGGACTTCTTTATCTTGGGATGGGAGTTTCAGGTGGTGAGGAGGGTGCTCGCAATGGTCCATCTTTGATGCCTGGTGGTTCGTTTGAGGCTTTCAAATACATAGAAGACATTCTTCTCAAGGTGGCAGCTCAAGTCCCTGACAGTGGACCTTGTGTTACATATGTTGGCAAAGGTGGATCCGGAAATTTCGTGAAGATGATCCATAATGGAATTGAGTATGGTGACATGCAGCTGATTGCGGAGGCTTATGATGTACTGAAGTCAGTTGGAAAGTTGTCAAATGAGGAGCTACACAATGTCTTTGCAGAATGGAACAAGGGAGAACTTCTGAGTTTCCTTATCGAAATCACTGCTGATATATTTGGAATTAAGGATGATAAAGGAGATGGATATCTTGTTGACAAGGTTCTTGACAAAACCGGCATGAAGGGTACTGGTAAGTGGACTGTTCAGCAAGCTGCCGAGTTATCAGTAGCTGCTCCCACTATTGAATCTTCTTTGGATGCTAGGTTCCTTAGCGGGTTGAAGGAAGAGAGAGTTGAAGCTGCTAAGGTCTTCAAATCAGCTGGTTTTGGCGATATCTTGGCTGATCAATCCGTAGACAAGCAGCAGTTGATCGATGATGTTAGGAAAGCACTTTATGCGGCCAAAATCTGTAGCTATGCTCAGGGAATGAATTTGATTCGTGCAAAGAGTATCGAAAAAGGATGGGATTTGAAGTTGGGTGAACTGGCCCGGATTTGGAAAGGAGGTTGCATCATTAGAGCAATATTCCTTGACAGAATCAAGAAGGCTTACGACAGGAACCCCAATCTGGCAAACCTTCTTGTTGATCCTGAGTTTGCAAAGGAAATAATTGATCGCCAATCCGCCTGGAGGAGAGTTGTTTGCCTTGCCATCAATTCCGGTATCAGCACCCCAGGTATGTCTGCTAGTCTTGCTTACTTTGACACTTACAGAAGGGAAAGATTGCCGGCTAATTTGGTGCAAGCTCAACGTGACTACTTTGGTGCTCATACGTATGAAAGGATCGATATAGAGGGATCGTTCCATACCGAATGGTTCAAGCTTGCCAAGCAATCAAAAATTTAG